One stretch of Chryseobacterium indologenes DNA includes these proteins:
- a CDS encoding ABC transporter substrate-binding protein translates to MKIVSLVPSITEALFDLGLTENEVVGRTKFCIHPEEKIKNVPIIGGTKNISIDKIKALQPDIILANKEENIKEQVEALMDDFKVIVTNVETIEDNYYLLKNLGKILGKEERAQLFNLKIYDVLNQAKIETPVKVAYLIWKNPYMTVGSDTFIHKILAEIGFENIFKDQTRYPQITAENLEKADVIMLSSEPFPFKEKHIEELRTFYPEKKIMIVDGEAFSWYGTHIAKCENYFKELLAEIHAMQI, encoded by the coding sequence ATGAAAATCGTTTCACTTGTACCCTCTATCACAGAGGCATTATTTGATTTGGGTCTTACCGAAAATGAAGTTGTTGGAAGAACCAAATTCTGTATCCATCCCGAAGAAAAGATAAAAAATGTTCCTATTATAGGTGGGACAAAAAATATCAGTATTGATAAAATCAAAGCACTACAGCCGGATATCATCCTGGCCAATAAAGAAGAAAATATCAAAGAACAGGTAGAGGCTTTAATGGATGATTTCAAGGTTATAGTCACCAATGTAGAAACGATTGAAGATAATTATTACCTGCTTAAAAATCTGGGAAAAATTTTGGGGAAAGAAGAAAGAGCGCAGCTTTTCAATCTTAAGATCTATGACGTTCTCAATCAGGCCAAAATTGAAACTCCCGTAAAAGTAGCTTATCTCATCTGGAAAAATCCATATATGACTGTTGGTTCAGATACATTCATTCATAAAATACTGGCAGAAATAGGTTTTGAAAATATTTTTAAAGATCAAACCCGATATCCGCAGATTACTGCTGAAAATCTGGAAAAAGCGGATGTAATCATGTTGTCTTCTGAACCATTTCCATTCAAAGAGAAACATATTGAAGAGCTACGGACTTTTTATCCTGAGAAAAAAATTATGATTGTGGATGGAGAAGCATTTTCCTGGTATGGAACGCATATTGCCAAATGTGAGAACTATTTTAAAGAATTACTTGCAGAAATACATGCCATGCAAATATGA
- a CDS encoding cupin domain-containing protein, producing MSGTVILSEGEEFDHIIQEVSKYIHLYVMPFGKEERAITRIDKRENMYGGNGTVYLIQMFEQRELANNRLAAYMVLLNKGDESGFHTHHERNEEELYVVVHGTGEYRERTGTEGPIRTKILHKGDITAISSIGYHSIENTGDEPLIMFVITTNNP from the coding sequence ATGTCTGGTACTGTTATATTATCTGAAGGAGAAGAATTTGATCATATTATACAGGAAGTTTCGAAATATATCCATCTTTATGTAATGCCATTCGGAAAAGAAGAAAGAGCTATTACCCGCATTGATAAGCGTGAAAATATGTATGGCGGAAACGGAACCGTGTATCTGATACAAATGTTCGAGCAGAGGGAACTGGCTAATAACCGCCTGGCGGCCTATATGGTTTTGTTAAACAAAGGTGATGAATCTGGTTTTCACACTCATCATGAAAGGAATGAAGAAGAGTTGTATGTTGTAGTACATGGAACCGGTGAATATCGTGAAAGAACCGGAACAGAAGGGCCAATCCGTACAAAAATACTTCATAAAGGGGATATTACCGCTATAAGTTCTATAGGCTATCATTCAATTGAAAATACAGGGGATGAACCTTTAATTATGTTTGTCATTACCACCAATAATCCATAA